In the genome of Catenovulum adriaticum, one region contains:
- a CDS encoding LacI family DNA-binding transcriptional regulator, with product MSTIKDVSKLAGVSPATVSRVINNANGVSAKTKEKVKQAIAELDFYPNAQARALVKQSTNTIGVVMSELSDPFFAIMARSIEITAEKYNANVLISTGSLNEEKERQAINSLQAQRCKAMVVNSKILSDEELIDFAHKIPGFVLINKYIEAIQERCIWLDNQQGGFNMAQYILEMGHSNVLVLSTKNKVYDASRRLAGIQSAFTQAHKILPANHIIYTSPDPQGGEKAIEQALANGIKFTAVLAYNDAVAVGAVAKLTEKGLSVPENVSVIGFDDVLLANYCSPPLTTVKYPIAVMSQKATELALTLSKNEGKVSQTINTYKYKPIIIKRSSVSWG from the coding sequence GTGTCAACAATCAAAGATGTTTCAAAACTCGCCGGGGTATCTCCAGCAACCGTATCCAGAGTCATTAATAATGCAAATGGCGTAAGCGCTAAAACAAAAGAAAAAGTTAAACAAGCTATTGCCGAATTAGATTTTTATCCTAATGCTCAAGCTAGAGCGCTAGTTAAGCAATCGACAAATACAATCGGTGTTGTCATGTCTGAACTGTCCGATCCTTTTTTTGCTATTATGGCTAGAAGCATTGAAATAACAGCAGAAAAATATAATGCCAATGTCTTAATTAGTACAGGCTCATTAAATGAAGAAAAAGAACGTCAGGCCATTAACAGCTTACAAGCTCAAAGATGCAAAGCGATGGTGGTCAATAGTAAAATTTTATCTGATGAAGAATTAATTGATTTTGCTCATAAAATTCCGGGATTTGTGCTCATAAATAAATACATTGAAGCCATTCAAGAAAGGTGTATTTGGCTTGATAACCAGCAAGGTGGTTTCAATATGGCGCAATATATCTTAGAGATGGGCCATTCTAACGTGTTAGTTTTATCAACCAAAAACAAAGTATATGACGCATCCCGAAGACTAGCGGGAATCCAATCAGCCTTTACACAAGCACATAAAATTTTACCTGCTAACCATATCATTTACACGTCACCTGATCCTCAAGGTGGAGAAAAAGCAATTGAACAAGCCTTAGCAAACGGCATCAAGTTTACCGCTGTATTAGCTTACAATGACGCAGTTGCCGTTGGCGCTGTAGCAAAACTGACTGAAAAAGGGTTAAGCGTGCCAGAAAATGTCTCTGTCATTGGGTTTGATGACGTACTGTTGGCTAACTATTGCTCGCCGCCACTCACAACCGTTAAATATCCGATTGCTGTGATGTCTCAAAAAGCAACTGAATTAGCATTAACGCTCAGTAAAAATGAAGGTAAAGTTAGTCAAACAATAAACACTTACAAATACAAACCGATCATTATCAAACGCAGCTCTGTTAGCTGGGGTTAA
- a CDS encoding MFS transporter — MLQLPAIKNKEKVAIGSGYLAIFFAGHSINALTTPYYQMTRALDPLLLAIALTLPLIISAAISSQVAIISDKIKFKWGSRRQLILLSGWVAGISFSSLWIFPESWGDTTLLMMLCLVASVFYISSCFFSINIKCVTFETRSDNYQRTLVLAFASVFERIGSLVYFWLYPLAKLPIWQSVYTGVQVVGSAVGLLLIAGFATIFAFLCQEKTDKTPHFQQLKQAKLTFSNLTPDIKKALTIILALVILKFGATSVCSSFDYYLLVYYVNYGDIEAGSHWKGILSTSFALFGILLTPVIAYLVNAYGKISILKFIYVISSVAGAAKWFIYTPESEWLIILDALLNASSWVAMSVIIPALLADLSAIHHKASGYQNTSYFVSQHNKVLQFSLVIALIGSGTLLNLIGFDASSGTAQTESSLFFMRLILSVGSILFSLLPIWLLTFYPSNCVNHSQLTGNLNK, encoded by the coding sequence ATGCTCCAGTTGCCTGCAATAAAAAATAAAGAAAAAGTAGCGATTGGCAGTGGGTATCTTGCCATTTTTTTTGCCGGCCATTCAATCAATGCGCTTACAACCCCCTACTATCAAATGACTCGGGCTTTAGACCCACTTTTATTAGCAATAGCATTAACTTTACCCTTAATCATTTCAGCAGCAATTAGCTCTCAAGTAGCGATTATATCTGACAAAATAAAATTCAAATGGGGTAGCAGAAGACAATTAATTTTATTAAGTGGCTGGGTCGCAGGTATCAGTTTTTCGTCTTTATGGATTTTCCCTGAGTCATGGGGAGATACCACATTACTGATGATGCTTTGCTTGGTAGCCAGTGTTTTCTACATTAGTAGCTGTTTTTTTTCAATCAATATCAAATGTGTTACTTTTGAAACTCGTTCAGATAACTACCAAAGAACATTAGTTTTAGCCTTTGCGTCTGTATTTGAGCGTATCGGTTCACTGGTTTATTTTTGGCTTTACCCCTTAGCGAAATTACCAATCTGGCAATCGGTCTATACAGGGGTACAAGTCGTAGGTTCAGCAGTAGGTTTGCTTTTAATTGCCGGGTTCGCCACTATTTTTGCCTTTTTATGCCAAGAAAAAACCGATAAAACGCCTCATTTTCAGCAACTAAAACAAGCTAAGTTAACATTTAGCAACCTAACCCCAGATATAAAAAAAGCTTTAACCATTATATTAGCGTTAGTCATTTTAAAATTTGGTGCTACCAGCGTTTGCAGTAGCTTTGACTACTATTTGCTCGTCTATTATGTAAATTATGGCGACATAGAAGCGGGCTCACATTGGAAAGGCATACTTTCAACTTCTTTTGCCTTATTTGGTATTCTACTCACTCCAGTGATCGCCTATTTAGTCAATGCTTATGGTAAAATAAGCATTTTAAAATTTATTTATGTTATCAGCAGCGTAGCTGGCGCGGCTAAATGGTTTATTTACACACCCGAAAGCGAATGGCTAATCATTTTAGACGCTTTACTAAATGCATCGTCTTGGGTTGCTATGTCTGTAATAATACCAGCGTTGCTTGCAGATTTAAGCGCAATTCACCATAAAGCATCTGGCTATCAAAACACGTCATACTTTGTATCTCAGCATAATAAAGTGCTGCAATTTAGCTTAGTGATTGCACTAATAGGATCTGGTACCTTACTCAACTTAATTGGTTTTGATGCCAGTTCAGGCACAGCCCAAACAGAGAGCAGTTTGTTTTTTATGCGGTTAATTTTATCCGTAGGTTCGATTTTATTTAGTTTGCTGCCAATTTGGTTATTAACTTTTTACCCATCAAATTGCGTTAACCATTCTCAACTAACAGGTAATTTAAACAAATGA
- a CDS encoding LacI family DNA-binding transcriptional regulator has product MITIKDIAKAAGVSPASVSRVINNGPKVGSKTRERIKTIMQEMGYQPNVHAQALNTQQNEAIGIVLADLTDPFFAAMAHGIEQVASRKNVQIFMNSGAFKQHTEMKAIETLREHRYTNMVVNSAALSDDQLIKFAESIPGFVLLNRYIEKIKSRCVWLDEYMCGHMMAQHIGEKGHKQMAVLLTDEIRPNTQERLRGMVDYFTAQDITLPDTNIEYSYASYEGGEIAVQNLLAKGINFTALLCYNDAMAVGAISMFKAHGLRVPEDISVIGCDNLILAKCSIPKLTTINVPIEQMAKKAAELSLKLAKPRLEQNIIEEQKFTPSLVERGTVKDIT; this is encoded by the coding sequence ATGATAACAATCAAGGATATAGCAAAAGCTGCAGGCGTGTCACCTGCAAGCGTTTCCAGAGTCATTAATAATGGTCCTAAAGTTGGGTCTAAAACCCGTGAGCGAATAAAAACTATTATGCAAGAGATGGGGTACCAACCAAATGTACACGCTCAAGCGCTAAATACACAGCAAAATGAAGCAATAGGCATAGTGCTGGCCGATTTGACCGACCCATTTTTTGCCGCTATGGCTCATGGAATAGAGCAAGTCGCCAGTCGTAAAAACGTGCAAATTTTTATGAATTCAGGCGCATTTAAACAACACACAGAAATGAAAGCCATTGAAACATTAAGAGAACACAGATACACCAATATGGTTGTCAACAGCGCAGCTTTGTCTGATGATCAATTAATCAAATTTGCAGAATCTATCCCGGGCTTTGTTTTACTCAATCGGTATATTGAAAAAATAAAATCTAGATGCGTTTGGTTAGATGAATATATGTGCGGCCATATGATGGCTCAACATATCGGTGAAAAAGGACATAAACAAATGGCGGTTTTACTGACCGACGAAATCCGACCTAACACTCAAGAAAGATTAAGAGGAATGGTCGATTATTTCACCGCGCAAGATATAACACTACCAGATACAAATATTGAATATAGTTATGCAAGTTATGAGGGTGGTGAAATTGCCGTGCAAAACTTGCTAGCAAAAGGGATTAACTTTACCGCTTTGCTCTGCTATAACGATGCAATGGCTGTCGGAGCGATTTCTATGTTTAAAGCTCATGGTTTAAGGGTTCCAGAAGATATATCCGTCATAGGGTGCGATAATTTAATTCTCGCAAAGTGTAGTATCCCTAAACTGACCACAATAAACGTCCCCATTGAACAAATGGCAAAAAAAGCGGCTGAGTTATCACTAAAATTAGCCAAGCCAAGATTGGAGCAAAACATAATCGAAGAGCAAAAATTTACCCCCAGCTTAGTCGAAAGAGGCACAGTGAAGGACATCACTTAA
- the tnpB gene encoding IS66 family insertion sequence element accessory protein TnpB, translated as MIFTCNPVVDFRKSINGLVNIIVEMNLNVMFGALFIFCKKDKYV; from the coding sequence ATGATATTTACCTGCAATCCAGTCGTCGATTTTCGAAAATCCATTAACGGCTTGGTCAATATCATCGTTGAAATGAACTTAAATGTCATGTTTGGTGCCTTATTTATCTTCTGTAAAAAAGATAAATATGTCTAA
- a CDS encoding arylsulfatase, with product MKLIMKNYLASLLVAACSLLPTAYSVGASSVSKINPPNIVVILVDDMGFSDISSYGSEIPTPNIDALADNGMKFSQFYNTSRCSTTRASLLTGMYPHKAGMGYLSGKYIEGSRGTLSHLHKRAVTAADVLGEAGYLTAMTGKWHLGKTTPPETRGFQRSLALTAGGIYFPDQIPFNKRDKSAVPIFLDGKKLQLDDPKLAEGYWYGTDLWTDWGIKFVDKAVKKQQPFFLYLAHVAPHFPVLAPQETIEKYRGKYMAGWDELRKARYQRQIELGLVDSTWRLPEKSADVSDWDDLSERDKIRFDHMMAVYAASIEHIDLSIGRLTDYLKSEGILDNTLILFMSDNGPSAESGPNGIAIGNPLGGPKSRHVIGQSWSEVSNTPFQLYKHYTHEGGIATPLIAHWPAGITNTRKDFERTPSHVVDILPTLIDISGGTYPKTYRDTEILPMNGVSLLPIFKGKEVNRSEPIFFEHEGNRAVRDGKWKLVSRYQEAWQLFDMEADRTETSDLFSKHPDIAQSMILQYERWFQRDLVDQWIGPARPDSGAFWLNKNRRYDH from the coding sequence ATGAAACTTATTATGAAAAACTATTTAGCATCATTACTGGTAGCAGCGTGCTCACTATTGCCTACAGCTTATAGTGTAGGTGCATCAAGTGTCAGTAAAATTAACCCGCCCAATATTGTTGTTATTCTCGTCGACGACATGGGCTTCTCTGACATCAGTAGTTATGGCAGTGAAATACCGACACCAAATATTGACGCATTAGCTGACAATGGAATGAAATTCAGTCAGTTCTACAATACATCACGATGCAGTACGACCCGAGCTTCTTTGTTAACAGGGATGTATCCGCATAAGGCTGGTATGGGCTATTTGTCTGGTAAATATATTGAAGGCTCGAGAGGTACGTTAAGTCATTTACACAAAAGAGCAGTCACAGCAGCAGATGTTTTAGGCGAAGCTGGATATTTGACCGCTATGACAGGGAAGTGGCATTTAGGGAAAACTACACCGCCAGAAACGCGTGGGTTTCAGAGATCATTGGCTTTAACTGCTGGAGGTATTTATTTTCCTGACCAAATACCATTCAATAAACGTGACAAGTCTGCGGTACCTATTTTCCTAGATGGTAAAAAACTTCAACTGGACGACCCAAAGTTAGCCGAAGGTTATTGGTATGGAACTGACTTATGGACAGACTGGGGCATTAAATTTGTTGATAAAGCCGTCAAGAAGCAACAACCATTTTTCCTGTACTTGGCTCATGTTGCACCACATTTTCCAGTGTTAGCACCACAAGAAACGATCGAAAAATACCGTGGTAAGTACATGGCTGGCTGGGATGAATTACGCAAAGCTCGTTATCAACGCCAAATTGAGTTAGGACTCGTTGATTCTACCTGGCGCTTACCTGAAAAATCAGCTGATGTTTCTGACTGGGATGATTTAAGTGAACGAGACAAAATCCGTTTCGATCATATGATGGCGGTTTATGCAGCATCAATAGAACACATTGATTTGAGCATAGGTCGTTTAACTGATTATTTAAAGTCTGAAGGTATTTTAGATAATACGCTGATTTTGTTTATGTCAGATAACGGTCCTTCTGCGGAAAGTGGCCCAAATGGCATCGCGATTGGCAATCCGCTTGGTGGCCCAAAATCGCGGCACGTCATAGGTCAAAGCTGGTCTGAAGTAAGTAATACCCCATTTCAATTGTATAAGCACTACACACACGAAGGCGGCATTGCGACACCACTAATTGCTCATTGGCCAGCAGGCATCACCAATACACGTAAAGATTTTGAACGCACTCCTTCTCACGTTGTGGATATCTTACCGACGTTGATAGATATTAGTGGCGGAACTTATCCCAAAACATACCGAGATACAGAAATACTACCAATGAATGGTGTCAGTTTGTTACCTATATTCAAAGGGAAAGAGGTAAACAGATCTGAGCCTATATTCTTTGAGCATGAAGGCAATCGAGCGGTTAGAGATGGTAAGTGGAAGTTAGTTTCTCGCTATCAAGAGGCTTGGCAACTATTTGATATGGAAGCTGACCGTACTGAAACATCAGACTTATTTAGTAAACACCCTGACATAGCACAGTCTATGATTCTACAATACGAACGTTGGTTTCAGCGTGATCTTGTGGATCAGTGGATAGGGCCAGCTCGTCCAGATTCAGGTGCGTTTTGGCTAAATAAAAATAGACGATACGACCATTAA
- a CDS encoding TonB-dependent receptor, with the protein MNNKSSEKRPFSGNLPKVSTIATLVAATLSGQVTAQESQTQQSSNVEVIEITGIRASLKKSLNTKRFADTVVDAVSAEDIGKFPDENVAESLQRITGIQLNRGVDNAADDNFGSGEGTQVSVRGIRPDLNLIRFKGVSVAPNTINRNFDFSILAPALVSKLKVYKTPSADLQEGGIGGTIDVETLKPLTNPKRKLVGSYKVTYPEINQEPGYRASALYSEGFMDDTLGVVLSINFQDVELQRHRYETAGWIDRPIEGTTARVPRNFRYNNRSQQKDRTGIYGAIQWQPSDTLEFELSHLFAEEDMRDFGSQPIYPAEVNPAFTRTNAVLTAAGEEDEFDRFLSFDAVSIGPTRRLLAIDRDFTLGLKSTALGMNWTPSYSWSIDAKAAISEGKFEQYQYFMQFWGNDDFSISHTDAGQPPLLSANQAGDPSVNGLLFENPERYYMNVSNLLDRRFSNDMTDIALDFTRDLDFTYVPSIKFGYRYTDVEHVAFRQRIDGNPIVRGLEPRITLDKYIDLTDPEEFSASRVGGVEYIPNINISSLTNDVSQLYDPADFSSNGSDLAANYAINEAISAAYFRVNYELSDNIRGNFGVRYVETEQISDGFDSASREPVKIKQDYNDTLPSFNIVYQIADDMLLRGAAAKTISRAPLQDLNPGGNINEEAGPPATANLGNPFLEPFRANQLDLSYEWYFSETSLFSVALFKKDMESFIVKGFDQRIVPGFEDLGELDVTQPVNGQGADIKGLEVSLQGDFSFITDELANFGYIANYTAVDGEMDEDGSDVPGISDTSYNLSVFWENDVFSVRTSYNFRSNYVTFPQYLGFPVYRDGRGQVDMNASYKLNENVSFIASAVNITGEETYDYHATESNFMNYTLSGPIYNVGIRARF; encoded by the coding sequence ATGAATAATAAATCAAGCGAAAAACGCCCCTTTTCGGGAAACCTACCTAAAGTAAGTACAATAGCTACCTTAGTAGCAGCGACACTTTCCGGGCAAGTAACCGCTCAAGAGTCACAAACACAACAATCGTCCAATGTTGAAGTTATTGAAATAACAGGGATCCGCGCCTCGTTGAAAAAATCACTCAATACAAAACGATTCGCAGACACAGTTGTTGATGCAGTATCGGCAGAGGATATTGGTAAATTTCCGGATGAAAATGTAGCAGAATCATTACAACGAATAACCGGTATACAGCTTAACCGAGGCGTAGACAATGCCGCTGATGATAATTTTGGTTCAGGTGAAGGCACACAAGTTTCGGTACGAGGTATTCGCCCAGACCTTAACTTGATTCGCTTTAAAGGGGTATCAGTTGCACCCAATACGATAAATAGAAATTTTGATTTTAGTATTCTAGCACCTGCATTGGTTAGCAAACTAAAAGTTTACAAAACACCTTCAGCAGATCTTCAAGAAGGGGGAATTGGCGGAACAATTGACGTAGAAACATTAAAACCTTTGACTAACCCGAAACGAAAATTAGTTGGAAGTTATAAAGTAACTTATCCAGAAATAAACCAAGAGCCGGGATATCGAGCATCGGCACTTTATAGTGAAGGGTTTATGGATGATACGCTGGGAGTTGTTCTTTCAATCAACTTCCAAGATGTGGAGCTACAACGCCATAGATATGAAACTGCGGGCTGGATTGATAGACCGATTGAAGGCACAACAGCTCGAGTTCCACGCAACTTCCGCTATAACAACCGTTCACAACAAAAAGATCGAACAGGTATTTATGGGGCTATTCAATGGCAGCCTTCAGATACACTTGAATTCGAGTTATCACACTTGTTTGCTGAAGAGGATATGCGTGATTTTGGTTCTCAACCTATATACCCAGCAGAAGTAAATCCTGCATTTACTCGAACCAATGCTGTATTAACAGCGGCTGGTGAAGAAGATGAATTTGACCGTTTTCTTTCCTTTGATGCAGTTAGTATAGGTCCAACTCGTCGATTACTCGCAATAGATAGAGACTTTACGCTAGGCCTGAAATCTACAGCCTTAGGTATGAACTGGACACCCAGTTACTCTTGGTCTATCGACGCAAAAGCTGCCATTTCCGAAGGTAAGTTTGAACAATATCAATATTTTATGCAGTTTTGGGGGAATGATGATTTCAGCATTTCTCATACGGATGCAGGTCAACCTCCATTACTTTCCGCTAATCAAGCTGGTGACCCTTCAGTCAATGGTTTGTTGTTTGAGAACCCTGAACGTTACTATATGAACGTATCTAATTTATTAGATCGAAGGTTTAGCAATGATATGACTGACATTGCCTTAGATTTTACGCGAGATCTTGATTTTACCTACGTGCCGAGCATTAAATTTGGTTATAGATATACGGATGTAGAACACGTCGCTTTTCGTCAAAGAATCGATGGTAACCCAATTGTAAGAGGGTTAGAACCTCGTATTACACTAGATAAGTATATTGATTTAACTGATCCTGAAGAGTTTAGTGCAAGTCGAGTTGGGGGCGTTGAATATATTCCCAATATCAATATTAGCAGTCTCACCAATGATGTATCTCAGTTATATGATCCAGCAGATTTCAGTTCTAATGGTAGTGACTTAGCGGCAAACTACGCAATCAACGAGGCAATAAGTGCTGCTTATTTTAGAGTTAACTATGAGCTAAGTGATAATATCCGAGGAAACTTTGGGGTTCGTTACGTTGAAACCGAGCAAATCAGTGATGGTTTTGATAGTGCTTCTCGTGAGCCTGTAAAAATCAAGCAGGACTATAACGATACCTTACCCAGCTTTAATATTGTGTACCAAATAGCCGATGACATGTTACTAAGAGGTGCAGCAGCTAAAACAATCAGTCGCGCACCTTTACAAGATCTAAACCCTGGCGGTAATATAAATGAAGAAGCCGGTCCCCCAGCTACAGCAAACCTTGGAAATCCATTTTTAGAACCTTTCAGAGCAAATCAATTAGATTTATCTTATGAGTGGTACTTTTCAGAAACGTCGCTTTTTTCTGTTGCGTTATTTAAGAAAGATATGGAGTCGTTCATTGTTAAAGGGTTTGATCAACGTATAGTTCCTGGGTTTGAAGATTTAGGAGAGCTAGATGTAACTCAGCCCGTTAATGGACAAGGTGCAGATATTAAAGGGTTGGAAGTATCTTTGCAGGGTGATTTTTCATTTATTACAGATGAATTAGCTAACTTTGGATATATCGCTAACTATACCGCTGTTGACGGTGAAATGGATGAAGATGGTAGCGACGTACCTGGTATATCTGACACGAGTTATAACCTAAGTGTTTTCTGGGAAAATGACGTATTCAGTGTCAGAACCTCATACAACTTCCGCAGTAACTATGTCACCTTCCCTCAATATTTAGGTTTTCCAGTTTATCGAGATGGAAGAGGTCAGGTAGACATGAATGCCAGCTATAAGTTGAATGAAAACGTTTCATTTATTGCCAGTGCAGTGAATATTACAGGAGAAGAAACCTATGATTACCATGCCACTGAATCTAACTTTATGAACTATACGCTTTCTGGCCCAATTTATAATGTGGGCATTAGAGCTAGGTTTTAA
- a CDS encoding IS1634 family transposase — translation MPNPFTKTLEHHGLVAGFCHEIQLVDLIDRKLGQSNDRTLSFGQLVLAMVINGLGFTGRTLHMYSEYFKDKPLERLIGEGVKAEQINDDALGRCLDKLYEFGVSSLYQDLGETVVSHLGLGGESLHLDSTSFHYDGQSNDVDDDVNTIHIAKGYSRDHRPDLNQVVLNLICENQSGIPVYMKPASGNCNDMDGFKKIVKAHVNSLKAAQRCRYLVGDAALYVQESLSHLQQINQLFITRVPQTLKEAKTLIKLAPTLSFTPLSSGYEGVFHECEYGGVKQKWLLVRSEQAAKRETHTLSKRMHKQAEQARKSFKQLSQKIFACEGDAQKSLEEWKKKQILCDVEGQVEKVPVFAGKGRPKKNENPIRIDYQITGRLFTPLARRQAALEQLGLFIIASNDMSEALTMDKMLSTYKSQQSVEKGFRFLKSPDFLTNAIFLKKPERIEALLMVMTVCLMVYAALEHQIRKQLVEQEQYFPDMKYKPHQKPTARWVFQCFQGITIIYINEKTKFVANLEERHRTIINCLGHHYQKIYS, via the coding sequence ATGCCTAACCCTTTTACTAAAACACTTGAACATCACGGCTTGGTTGCTGGTTTTTGTCATGAAATCCAATTGGTCGACTTAATTGACCGTAAACTCGGTCAATCAAACGATCGTACTTTAAGCTTTGGCCAACTGGTTTTGGCTATGGTGATAAATGGCTTGGGGTTTACTGGCCGAACGCTACACATGTACAGTGAGTACTTTAAAGATAAGCCACTTGAGCGCTTAATTGGTGAAGGCGTCAAGGCTGAGCAAATCAATGATGATGCGTTAGGTCGATGTTTAGACAAGCTGTATGAATTTGGTGTATCCAGTTTATACCAAGATCTCGGCGAAACGGTTGTTAGTCACCTTGGTCTGGGCGGAGAATCACTACATTTAGACTCCACTAGCTTCCATTATGATGGTCAATCAAACGATGTGGATGATGATGTTAATACTATCCACATTGCCAAAGGGTATTCTCGCGACCACCGCCCCGACTTAAACCAAGTGGTTTTAAACCTCATCTGTGAAAATCAATCCGGCATTCCGGTTTATATGAAACCCGCCAGTGGCAACTGCAATGATATGGATGGGTTTAAAAAGATAGTTAAAGCCCATGTGAATAGCTTAAAGGCAGCACAACGCTGTCGCTACTTGGTGGGGGATGCTGCTTTATATGTTCAAGAATCCCTTTCTCATTTACAGCAAATCAATCAACTATTTATCACGCGTGTCCCTCAAACACTCAAAGAAGCTAAAACGCTCATCAAATTAGCTCCGACTTTAAGTTTTACGCCTTTATCTTCAGGCTACGAAGGCGTGTTTCATGAATGTGAATATGGTGGCGTAAAGCAAAAGTGGTTGCTAGTACGCAGTGAGCAAGCTGCTAAACGCGAAACACATACGTTAAGTAAGCGCATGCACAAACAAGCAGAGCAAGCACGTAAAAGCTTTAAACAACTCAGTCAAAAAATATTTGCTTGCGAAGGTGATGCACAAAAGTCATTGGAGGAATGGAAAAAGAAACAAATACTCTGTGATGTTGAAGGGCAAGTTGAAAAAGTCCCCGTATTTGCCGGAAAAGGGCGACCTAAAAAAAATGAAAACCCGATACGGATTGATTACCAAATTACAGGGCGTTTATTTACTCCACTGGCTCGACGCCAAGCGGCATTGGAACAATTGGGGCTGTTTATCATTGCCAGCAATGACATGAGTGAAGCGTTAACCATGGATAAAATGCTCAGCACGTATAAATCACAGCAATCAGTAGAAAAAGGCTTCCGCTTTCTGAAGAGCCCAGACTTTTTAACCAACGCCATTTTCTTGAAAAAGCCAGAACGAATAGAAGCATTATTAATGGTGATGACGGTCTGTTTAATGGTATATGCAGCCTTGGAGCATCAGATCCGCAAACAACTTGTAGAGCAAGAGCAGTACTTCCCTGATATGAAATACAAACCCCATCAGAAACCCACCGCTCGCTGGGTGTTCCAATGCTTTCAAGGGATCACCATCATATATATCAACGAAAAAACTAAATTCGTTGCCAATTTAGAGGAACGTCACCGCACCATTATTAATTGCTTAGGTCATCACTATCAAAAAATTTATTCCTAA